Proteins encoded in a region of the Vicia villosa cultivar HV-30 ecotype Madison, WI linkage group LG5, Vvil1.0, whole genome shotgun sequence genome:
- the LOC131602467 gene encoding uncharacterized protein LOC131602467, with translation MAEPAFKSNRVTYLPDELLDCIFKSLNGHRRTFKSLSMVSKQFLAITNRLRFSLKIIDQTIPYLPRLFLRFPNLTSLKLASIFKIIEEVDDLVTLVSTFPLHIKSLYLSTRPIHSRANGVHNSQYYEKIDISHLLQK, from the coding sequence ATGGCGGAACCAGCATTCAAATCTAATAGAGTAACATATTTACCGGATGAATTATTGGATTGCATCTTCAAATCCCTCAACGGCCACCGCCGCACTTTCAAGTCTCTTTCCATGGTTTCCAAACAATTTCTCGCCATCACAAACCGTCTCCGATTCTCCCTCAAGATCATTGATCAAACGATCCCTTATCTTCCTCGCCTCTTTCTCCGCTTCCCTAACCTCACATCGCTCAAACTCGCTAGCATATTCAAAATTATAGAGGAAGTCGACGATCTTGTAACCCTAGTCTCCACTTTCCCTTTACACATCAAGTCGCTCTATCTCTCCACCAGACCCATTCATAGTCGTGCCAATGGGGTTCATAATAGCCAATACTATGAAAAAATTGACATCTCTCACTTGTTACAAAAATGA